A region of Candidatus Bathyarchaeota archaeon DNA encodes the following proteins:
- a CDS encoding ABC transporter permease, translating to MNFQRIKALANKEVKKTFREPAVLFVIFLFPIVFVLTFGASLDGFSGSQSVYNIGVVNMDLAGSGGLSQAFIEALSNATILHVHVYADNQTAHDDLSQGKIQAVIIIPADFSQSFTSYYAEPNNPSGWINATIQLYLDKGSIVATQAIPPIIQNVLAAFLNQHAAPSPVIVRVASLIEARRFSAFEFMAPGMFTFASIFLIMMAAQSFTQDRENGMLKRIRTTPITPAEFMVSQVLSYTLIALIQAVLVFAIVYLMGFRPAVGFSAYLLAFVFVLIFSLSNIGFGLITATVSKTPGAATGISFLFVLPQLFLGTFVGASLSSTAQTASRFVPSYYVTDALTSLFLRDAPITSLTVILDLATVALSCVAVLLVGVILYAKYFKI from the coding sequence ATGAATTTTCAAAGAATAAAAGCTCTGGCAAATAAGGAGGTGAAGAAGACTTTTAGGGAACCCGCCGTCCTATTTGTAATATTCCTATTTCCAATAGTTTTTGTTCTAACTTTTGGGGCTTCTTTAGACGGCTTTAGCGGCTCCCAATCAGTTTACAACATAGGTGTTGTTAACATGGACTTAGCTGGTTCAGGCGGCTTATCTCAAGCATTTATTGAGGCATTGTCAAACGCTACGATTTTACACGTGCATGTTTACGCTGACAACCAAACAGCTCATGATGATTTGTCTCAAGGAAAAATTCAGGCAGTCATTATTATCCCAGCTGATTTCAGCCAGAGCTTCACCTCTTATTATGCGGAGCCAAACAATCCAAGCGGCTGGATAAACGCCACCATTCAGCTTTATTTGGATAAGGGTTCAATTGTTGCCACGCAAGCAATACCACCCATAATCCAAAACGTTTTAGCCGCATTTTTGAATCAGCATGCGGCTCCAAGCCCTGTCATTGTGCGAGTCGCCTCTTTAATAGAGGCTAGACGGTTTTCAGCCTTCGAGTTTATGGCGCCGGGTATGTTTACCTTTGCCTCAATATTTCTTATAATGATGGCCGCTCAGTCCTTTACGCAGGACCGCGAAAATGGTATGCTGAAAAGGATTAGGACGACGCCCATAACGCCGGCAGAGTTTATGGTAAGCCAAGTGTTATCCTATACGCTTATAGCTCTAATCCAAGCTGTTCTCGTCTTCGCTATAGTTTATTTAATGGGCTTTAGACCAGCTGTTGGATTTTCTGCTTATCTTCTTGCATTTGTGTTCGTTTTGATTTTCTCGCTATCTAATATAGGCTTCGGCCTAATCACGGCGACTGTCTCAAAAACGCCTGGAGCGGCAACTGGAATATCCTTTCTCTTCGTGTTGCCACAGCTTTTCCTCGGAACCTTTGTAGGCGCCTCTCTTTCGTCCACAGCGCAAACTGCCAGCCGATTCGTACCAAGCTACTACGTCACAGACGCGTTAACATCCCTTTTTCTAAGAGACGCGCCGATCACAAGCTTAACGGTAATTCTGGACTTGGCAACAGTTGCCTTGTCATGCGTTGCCGTTCTATTGGTAGGCGTAATTCTTTATGCTAAATACTTTAAAATCTAA
- a CDS encoding ABC transporter ATP-binding protein yields MGEFAILMENVVKCFKDVVAVNGVSLKVAWGELFGLLGPNGAGKTTTVNMLCGLLKPTSGFVYIGGYDVRRENVKIKGLIGVCPQETAIYPYLTGEENVELFGRLYALDKDTLRGRRSMLLEKLGLTQDARRKVEKYSGGMKRRLSIVLALIHNPQIIFLDEPTVGMDPQSRRAVWEFMRELKKEDKTIFLTTHYMEEAESLCDRIGIIDYGRLIALDQPKNLISQNDVRNLEEVFIRLTGRRIREEI; encoded by the coding sequence ATGGGTGAGTTTGCAATATTAATGGAGAATGTTGTTAAGTGTTTTAAAGATGTTGTTGCCGTTAATGGTGTAAGTCTTAAAGTGGCTTGGGGTGAACTTTTCGGTTTGCTTGGCCCTAACGGTGCAGGTAAAACGACAACTGTGAACATGCTTTGCGGCCTTTTAAAGCCTACAAGCGGTTTCGTCTATATAGGCGGATATGATGTGCGAAGAGAAAATGTCAAAATAAAAGGGCTTATAGGCGTCTGCCCCCAAGAAACGGCGATTTACCCGTATTTAACGGGAGAGGAAAATGTAGAACTTTTTGGGCGTCTATATGCCCTGGACAAGGACACGCTTAGAGGTAGGCGGAGTATGCTTCTTGAAAAATTGGGGTTAACTCAAGACGCTCGTAGGAAGGTTGAAAAATATAGCGGCGGTATGAAAAGGCGGCTAAGCATTGTTTTGGCTTTAATTCACAATCCGCAAATAATATTTCTAGATGAGCCAACCGTGGGCATGGACCCGCAGTCTCGCCGGGCCGTCTGGGAGTTTATGCGAGAATTGAAAAAGGAGGATAAAACAATTTTCTTGACAACCCATTACATGGAGGAGGCGGAATCCCTCTGCGACCGGATAGGCATAATCGACTATGGACGACTTATCGCCCTTGACCAGCCTAAAAACCTGATTTCCCAAAACGACGTCCGTAACCTCGAAGAAGTCTTCATAAGATTGACTGGGCGAAGGATAAGGGAGGAAATCTGA
- a CDS encoding PadR family transcriptional regulator, with amino-acid sequence MTALTIIVGGEKLEGKILKKMYERIIKNFMDIIILAELRKGPMSGYDVISFIHNKFNLLVSSGTVYSLLYSLERNGLIEGTWDERKRVYRLTEKGAKTIETILSANDKIKNFITTLLKVQTS; translated from the coding sequence ATGACGGCATTAACAATCATTGTTGGCGGTGAAAAATTGGAAGGCAAAATTCTTAAGAAAATGTATGAACGCATCATCAAAAACTTCATGGACATAATAATACTAGCGGAACTTAGAAAAGGGCCCATGAGCGGCTACGACGTTATATCCTTCATTCACAACAAATTCAACCTATTGGTGAGCTCCGGCACCGTTTACTCGCTTCTTTATTCACTGGAAAGAAATGGTCTCATAGAAGGAACATGGGACGAGAGGAAACGCGTGTATCGGCTAACGGAGAAAGGCGCAAAAACCATAGAAACAATTCTGAGCGCTAACGACAAAATAAAGAACTTTATAACAACACTTCTTAAAGTCCAAACATCCTAA
- a CDS encoding CdvA-like protein, with translation MFSWKHSFEKITSEYETILRKRQALGNLFSSGKISQHTFQLFDKEMEEALTEIEKQKKLLLDKMAVKTKEVEEQIKILERLLANYEIQHVSGEIDEEVYQREIALLSIGLENAKQELNAIRETMDKLAGTSKIKENTAPQQMDEPNTVEENSLCKVEVETVEVKTEVESQISTENVPETPMVEVKNVE, from the coding sequence TTGTTCTCGTGGAAACACTCCTTTGAGAAAATAACCAGTGAATATGAAACCATCTTAAGGAAAAGACAAGCCCTGGGCAACTTGTTCAGCAGCGGCAAAATATCCCAACATACCTTCCAGCTTTTCGATAAAGAGATGGAAGAAGCCTTAACAGAAATAGAGAAGCAGAAAAAACTCCTGTTAGATAAAATGGCTGTGAAAACCAAAGAGGTTGAAGAGCAAATTAAAATTCTTGAGAGACTGCTGGCCAACTATGAAATTCAACATGTAAGCGGAGAAATCGACGAGGAAGTCTATCAACGTGAAATAGCTCTGCTATCCATAGGTCTTGAAAATGCAAAACAAGAACTAAACGCGATTAGGGAGACCATGGACAAACTCGCAGGTACATCAAAAATTAAAGAAAATACCGCGCCACAGCAGATGGATGAGCCAAACACTGTCGAGGAGAATAGCCTATGCAAAGTTGAAGTTGAAACTGTTGAGGTCAAAACAGAAGTAGAATCGCAGATTTCAACTGAAAACGTGCCAGAAACACCGATGGTAGAAGTTAAAAACGTGGAGTAA
- a CDS encoding YbjQ family protein translates to MIVVTTPEVPGYEIVKVLGPVHGLTVRTRGVGGKIVASIEGLIGGEVTSYTYECEKARMESLNRLVENARKIGANAVIGADFETSDILQGTATVFAAYGTAVIVKPKEKRE, encoded by the coding sequence GTGATAGTAGTTACGACACCTGAGGTTCCAGGCTACGAAATCGTAAAAGTGTTAGGGCCGGTGCATGGACTGACGGTGCGGACAAGGGGTGTTGGCGGAAAAATAGTCGCCAGCATTGAGGGTCTCATCGGTGGGGAAGTGACATCCTATACTTATGAATGTGAAAAGGCGAGAATGGAGTCTTTGAACAGGCTTGTTGAGAACGCCCGTAAAATAGGCGCTAATGCTGTTATCGGCGCAGACTTTGAGACAAGCGACATCTTACAAGGAACTGCCACTGTGTTCGCGGCCTATGGAACAGCGGTCATAGTGAAACCGAAAGAGAAGAGAGAATAG
- a CDS encoding aminotransferase class V-fold PLP-dependent enzyme gives MNFGASPLEAFDFGKSLFARLVNAKPEEVALVENTSVGLNIAANALLCPSGSKVVTTDLEYPSVVYPWLKKSPIVKVHYIRNRRGKVLLEDFEKAVGNSTVAVVVSHVKYV, from the coding sequence ATGAATTTTGGAGCCTCGCCTTTGGAGGCCTTTGACTTTGGAAAGTCATTGTTTGCAAGGCTTGTAAACGCCAAACCGGAAGAAGTAGCTCTCGTGGAAAACACTTCTGTCGGCTTGAATATCGCTGCTAACGCTTTACTGTGTCCATCTGGCTCGAAGGTTGTCACAACGGATTTGGAGTATCCGTCGGTGGTTTACCCATGGCTGAAGAAAAGCCCAATTGTAAAAGTCCACTATATACGGAATAGGCGTGGCAAAGTTTTGCTGGAAGATTTTGAAAAAGCTGTTGGTAACAGCACTGTAGCGGTCGTGGTAAGTCACGTCAAATACGTTTAA
- a CDS encoding aminotransferase class V-fold PLP-dependent enzyme, which produces MAHSHGAVLIVDAIQSAGVIPIDVKRDDVDFLATACYKWLLGPSGAAYLYVRKELIEKLKPPMLGGQA; this is translated from the coding sequence ATCGCCCATAGCCACGGTGCAGTCCTAATTGTGGACGCTATACAATCAGCGGGCGTAATTCCAATAGACGTGAAAAGGGATGATGTGGACTTTTTGGCAACAGCATGCTACAAGTGGCTTCTTGGACCATCTGGTGCCGCATACTTGTATGTACGGAAAGAGCTAATCGAAAAGTTGAAGCCTCCTATGTTGGGTGGGCAAGCGTGA
- a CDS encoding aminotransferase class V-fold PLP-dependent enzyme — MRLSETASRFEVGTPSTVSFIGAAEAVKLLLNFGIENIEKQVLKLTDYLIEKIRLLD, encoded by the coding sequence TTGAGGCTCTCGGAAACAGCTAGCCGCTTTGAAGTTGGCACACCAAGCACTGTGAGCTTTATAGGTGCCGCCGAAGCCGTAAAACTGCTGTTAAATTTCGGAATCGAAAACATAGAAAAACAAGTACTGAAACTAACGGACTATCTCATCGAGAAAATAAGACTCTTAGATTAA
- a CDS encoding valine--tRNA ligase: MPKEFDILAIERKWQKLWEDWGVYRFDWNDYTRPTFSIDTPPPYPSGEFHMGNVLNWTYFDVVARYKRMKGFNVFFPQGWDCHGLGIEVQVEKEHKIRKRDLPPDKFRSLCMRLVEKYIALMKEGIIRLGCSVDWTTEYRTMDPDYWRRTQLSFIILYKKGYIYQGTHPVNWCPRCETAIADAEVEYEEREGRLHYIRFPLAEGSEYLLIATTRPEFIPACVAVAVNPTDARYNKYIGKRVTVPFANRTVEIIPDDAVDPSYGTGIVMICTYGDKEDVRTVKRHNLPVIMILTENGLINENGGKYRGLTIEEARKAIVEDLKAKGLLEKIEPVRQEIGLCQRCDTPIEILERKQWFMKTRILTDSVEKAAHEVVWYPDYMKYRLIDWARSLDWDWVISRQRVFATPIPIWYCKNCGETILADESWVPVDPKLEKPRIEACPKCGCRDFIPETDVLDTWMDSSITCAVHAGWPDRQDWKRLFPADMHPSGVDIIRTWAYYLMVRHLALFDEKPYKSCLINGMVLGSDGRKMSKSLKNYVATPEVLNKYGADAARQWAAAGGATGSDIPFRWPDVEYGRRFLTKLWNAARFVGSQLADFKPGGSGYELRLLDRWILSKMEKLTQRVTEALEKCQFNIAVEEVRNFAWHVFCDQYIEAVKDRLYKPEVYGEAKRKAAQYTLYTVLYRILQLLAPITPHITEEIYQYMYAEYVGVKSIHITRWPEVDPSRIDEKAEKEGDLLIALISEIRRDKAEKRKPLNAPIKLVRVYAGNTEYAKVIEENREDLIGTCKIVKLEALPQKGEGRQVPQYPELSFTSEHD, encoded by the coding sequence TTGCCTAAAGAGTTTGACATATTAGCCATTGAACGTAAATGGCAAAAGCTTTGGGAAGACTGGGGTGTGTATCGCTTCGACTGGAATGATTATACACGGCCAACTTTCAGTATTGATACCCCTCCACCCTACCCCTCCGGCGAGTTCCACATGGGCAACGTCCTGAACTGGACATACTTTGACGTTGTAGCCCGCTATAAGCGCATGAAAGGCTTTAACGTGTTTTTCCCTCAGGGCTGGGATTGTCACGGTTTGGGCATAGAAGTCCAGGTGGAAAAGGAGCATAAAATTCGCAAGCGCGATCTGCCACCTGACAAGTTTCGAAGCTTGTGTATGCGGCTTGTAGAGAAGTACATTGCCTTAATGAAGGAGGGCATTATACGCTTAGGCTGCAGCGTGGATTGGACAACCGAGTACCGCACCATGGATCCGGACTATTGGAGGCGCACCCAGCTAAGCTTCATAATCCTCTACAAGAAGGGCTACATTTACCAGGGCACGCATCCTGTGAATTGGTGTCCAAGATGTGAAACAGCCATTGCAGATGCTGAGGTGGAATATGAAGAACGTGAAGGCCGACTGCACTATATACGCTTTCCACTGGCAGAGGGCAGCGAATACCTGCTGATAGCCACAACCCGCCCAGAATTTATTCCCGCCTGCGTAGCTGTAGCCGTGAATCCAACGGACGCTCGCTACAACAAGTATATTGGAAAACGCGTAACCGTGCCTTTTGCGAATCGCACCGTGGAAATTATTCCAGACGACGCCGTAGACCCATCCTATGGCACGGGCATTGTGATGATCTGCACCTACGGCGACAAGGAAGACGTTCGCACAGTTAAAAGGCACAATTTGCCTGTAATCATGATTCTGACGGAAAACGGGCTTATAAATGAGAATGGTGGAAAATATAGAGGCTTAACAATTGAGGAAGCCAGAAAAGCCATAGTTGAAGACTTAAAGGCGAAGGGGCTTCTGGAAAAAATTGAGCCGGTAAGGCAGGAGATAGGCTTATGCCAACGATGCGACACGCCCATCGAGATTCTGGAGCGCAAACAGTGGTTTATGAAAACCCGCATACTGACCGATAGCGTGGAGAAGGCAGCCCACGAGGTTGTCTGGTACCCGGACTATATGAAGTATCGTCTCATAGACTGGGCGCGTTCACTGGACTGGGATTGGGTGATAAGCCGCCAAAGGGTTTTCGCTACCCCAATCCCCATATGGTACTGTAAAAACTGCGGCGAAACCATACTAGCCGATGAAAGCTGGGTTCCCGTAGACCCCAAGCTTGAAAAGCCCCGCATAGAGGCTTGCCCAAAATGCGGATGCCGCGATTTTATCCCTGAAACCGACGTGCTGGACACATGGATGGACTCGTCAATAACATGTGCGGTGCACGCGGGTTGGCCTGACCGCCAAGACTGGAAGAGGCTTTTCCCGGCGGACATGCATCCCTCAGGTGTGGATATCATTCGCACTTGGGCCTATTACCTTATGGTTAGGCATCTAGCCCTATTCGACGAGAAGCCCTACAAGAGCTGCCTCATAAATGGCATGGTGCTTGGTTCGGATGGCAGAAAAATGAGTAAATCCCTCAAAAACTATGTGGCAACACCTGAAGTCCTCAACAAGTACGGCGCAGACGCTGCAAGGCAATGGGCTGCAGCGGGGGGAGCCACAGGCTCAGACATTCCATTCCGCTGGCCGGACGTAGAATATGGACGGCGTTTCTTAACCAAGCTTTGGAATGCCGCTCGCTTCGTTGGCAGTCAACTTGCCGACTTCAAGCCTGGTGGCAGCGGATATGAACTCCGGTTGTTAGATAGATGGATTCTAAGTAAGATGGAGAAGCTAACACAGCGGGTTACTGAAGCTCTTGAAAAATGCCAGTTTAACATAGCTGTTGAAGAAGTTCGAAACTTTGCTTGGCATGTCTTCTGCGACCAATATATTGAAGCTGTTAAAGACCGCCTATACAAGCCTGAAGTTTATGGTGAAGCTAAACGGAAAGCAGCCCAATACACGCTTTACACAGTTTTGTATCGTATACTTCAGTTGTTGGCACCCATAACACCCCACATAACAGAGGAAATCTACCAATACATGTACGCCGAATACGTGGGCGTGAAAAGTATACACATAACCCGCTGGCCAGAGGTGGATCCAAGCCGCATAGACGAAAAAGCTGAAAAGGAAGGCGACTTATTGATTGCGCTTATATCCGAAATCAGACGAGACAAGGCTGAAAAGCGTAAGCCCCTAAATGCGCCCATAAAACTGGTTAGGGTTTACGCTGGAAACACCGAATACGCAAAAGTCATCGAAGAAAATAGGGAAGACCTCATTGGAACGTGCAAGATAGTGAAGCTTGAGGCCCTACCACAAAAAGGCGAAGGCAGACAAGTGCCACAGTATCCAGAATTAAGCTTCACAAGCGAACATGACTGA
- the thiT gene encoding energy-coupled thiamine transporter ThiT, with the protein MSSSTKIIAEVVTFVALATALSYIKVFSLPQGGSVTAGSMVPILWLTLRRGPKIGLFAAAVYGLVQLAVEPFIVHPLQVILDYPLAFGALGLAGFFRNRPFVGVNVGIWGRFIAHFISGVIFFANYAPEGMHPVVYSAIYNGSYILPELAISIYIILLLQETKILNVFL; encoded by the coding sequence ATTAGTTCTTCAACCAAGATAATTGCTGAAGTTGTCACCTTTGTGGCGTTGGCAACAGCTCTCAGCTACATCAAAGTTTTCAGTCTTCCCCAAGGCGGGTCTGTGACAGCTGGCTCCATGGTGCCAATTCTCTGGTTGACGTTGCGAAGAGGACCAAAAATCGGTTTGTTCGCAGCTGCTGTTTACGGGCTTGTACAGTTGGCTGTGGAACCATTTATTGTTCATCCATTGCAAGTAATTTTAGACTATCCTTTGGCTTTCGGCGCCCTTGGACTAGCTGGGTTTTTCAGAAACCGCCCCTTTGTAGGCGTGAACGTGGGCATTTGGGGACGCTTCATAGCTCATTTCATCTCAGGAGTAATTTTCTTTGCCAACTATGCGCCTGAAGGCATGCATCCAGTCGTCTACTCAGCCATATACAATGGAAGCTACATTCTGCCGGAACTAGCCATAAGCATCTATATCATACTTCTCTTGCAAGAAACAAAAATCCTCAACGTATTCCTCTAA
- a CDS encoding CBS domain-containing protein, which produces MPIAVRVRDVMTEGLISVEKTEPVIKAINLMVEKDIGAVVVTEKGKPVGILTERDIMKKVCPKELCTRKVSVGEIMSQPLITVDADAKLGEAASLMIEKGVRRLLVAEKGKIVGIVTQRDLMRGTLDTFVALSMMSPPTNTLITKKS; this is translated from the coding sequence ATGCCAATTGCCGTAAGAGTAAGGGATGTTATGACTGAAGGACTTATATCTGTGGAGAAAACAGAGCCCGTTATAAAGGCTATTAACTTAATGGTTGAAAAAGACATAGGTGCGGTGGTGGTCACGGAAAAGGGGAAGCCTGTTGGAATATTGACAGAAAGAGACATCATGAAGAAAGTTTGTCCAAAGGAACTTTGCACGCGAAAGGTGTCTGTTGGAGAGATAATGAGTCAGCCGCTTATAACGGTGGACGCAGATGCGAAACTTGGTGAAGCTGCATCTCTGATGATAGAGAAAGGTGTTAGAAGACTATTGGTTGCAGAAAAGGGAAAAATTGTGGGCATAGTAACACAAAGAGACCTAATGAGAGGAACTCTTGACACATTTGTGGCCTTGAGCATGATGAGCCCGCCTACAAACACGCTAATTACTAAGAAAAGCTGA
- a CDS encoding branched-chain amino acid ABC transporter permease, with protein MKSIIVHPKAKQITLTLIVIMALLSMIPSVAGKIVLMDLVLILFYIAAAQWWNFMSFHAGMVFLAPQMFMAIGAYTAAIAMIRYNVPFWGTFLLSGGIGALLAAGLCIPLLRMKGMYFAIGSIIVSELFSKIFSAWDYVGGGAGITLPSRLSLPLPLLYYWALLLAFISTIAVYLLYKSKIGYALRAIGSDELAASEFGINIFTLRALCFILSAIFLSLSGSIYIQYTSYIDPFVGFSALWSITIIFISFIGAHGRILGPILGSIISVELTSLTTGFTGLTPLIQGIAILAILFLFPNGVWGWISKKLKIPTTI; from the coding sequence ATGAAAAGCATTATTGTACATCCCAAAGCCAAGCAAATTACCCTTACGTTAATTGTAATCATGGCATTACTATCAATGATTCCCTCCGTAGCGGGTAAGATTGTTTTGATGGATCTTGTCTTAATTCTATTTTACATAGCTGCGGCTCAATGGTGGAATTTCATGTCATTTCACGCTGGCATGGTTTTTCTGGCCCCTCAAATGTTCATGGCCATCGGAGCATATACTGCAGCTATTGCAATGATACGTTACAACGTTCCCTTTTGGGGTACGTTTCTCTTATCTGGAGGAATTGGCGCTCTACTCGCTGCAGGTTTATGTATCCCGCTACTTAGAATGAAAGGCATGTACTTTGCTATAGGAAGCATCATTGTTAGTGAACTTTTTTCCAAAATTTTCAGCGCATGGGATTACGTTGGCGGCGGGGCGGGCATAACCCTTCCAAGTAGACTTTCTCTTCCCCTTCCTCTTTTGTATTACTGGGCGCTATTGCTAGCTTTTATCTCAACGATAGCTGTATACCTTCTTTATAAATCCAAAATAGGATACGCTTTAAGAGCCATAGGCAGTGATGAATTAGCAGCATCCGAGTTTGGGATAAACATTTTCACTTTAAGAGCATTATGCTTTATACTAAGCGCTATTTTCTTAAGTCTCTCAGGAAGCATCTACATACAATATACAAGTTATATAGATCCATTTGTCGGTTTCTCAGCCCTCTGGTCTATCACTATAATATTCATATCATTTATAGGTGCGCATGGTAGAATACTTGGCCCAATTTTAGGCTCAATAATCTCCGTTGAATTAACAAGTCTCACAACGGGGTTCACCGGATTAACTCCACTCATACAAGGAATAGCAATATTGGCCATACTGTTCCTATTTCCAAACGGAGTTTGGGGCTGGATTTCCAAAAAGCTAAAAATTCCCACCACAATTTAA
- a CDS encoding branched-chain amino acid ABC transporter permease produces the protein MDVLILISLIIRGITLGGVFACLGLGAFIWRGVMRIVNLTHGDYAVLSAYLCFVFLTFFGLDPLLVMPVVLAIMFLLGFGVQKFLINRFLPGDITRVVIITFALGFIVKNALQLIFTVDERSLYLEHYRQAVRLGFLEIPLLYLISLALAIVVFVALHLFLKKTLLGRAMRAVPVDAEAAKMLGIDPKQVYNYAMGLATMLAAIGGTILGLLYQFSPASGFEYMSLAIGVVIIGGFTHVKGTIVGSLILGLVYVLAGFFFGILYQTAAVYLVITVTLCIRPTGIFKSEE, from the coding sequence ATGGACGTGCTGATCTTGATATCTCTGATAATTCGAGGCATAACTTTGGGCGGAGTTTTTGCATGTTTAGGTCTAGGTGCCTTCATATGGCGTGGCGTGATGAGAATTGTTAATTTGACACATGGAGATTACGCTGTTCTCTCTGCTTACCTATGTTTTGTCTTCTTAACATTTTTCGGGTTAGATCCACTTCTTGTAATGCCCGTAGTGCTTGCTATAATGTTCTTGCTGGGATTTGGCGTTCAAAAATTTCTGATCAACAGATTTCTTCCAGGGGACATAACTAGAGTAGTTATCATAACCTTTGCTTTAGGCTTCATTGTCAAGAACGCATTGCAACTAATTTTCACAGTTGACGAAAGAAGCTTATATCTTGAGCATTATCGTCAAGCTGTAAGGTTGGGCTTCTTGGAAATTCCCCTTTTGTATTTGATAAGTCTAGCATTAGCTATTGTTGTGTTCGTTGCGCTTCACTTATTTTTGAAGAAAACGTTGCTTGGCAGAGCTATGAGAGCTGTTCCTGTGGATGCTGAAGCGGCTAAAATGTTGGGAATAGACCCTAAGCAAGTTTATAATTATGCGATGGGACTAGCTACGATGCTGGCTGCAATAGGCGGCACAATTTTAGGATTACTTTACCAGTTTTCTCCAGCATCGGGTTTTGAATACATGAGCCTTGCTATTGGAGTAGTTATAATTGGGGGATTTACACACGTTAAGGGCACAATTGTTGGCAGCTTGATTTTGGGGTTAGTTTATGTTCTGGCAGGTTTCTTTTTTGGCATACTCTATCAGACTGCCGCAGTGTATTTAGTTATCACAGTCACTCTCTGTATACGTCCTACAGGAATTTTCAAGAGTGAGGAGTAA
- a CDS encoding ABC transporter ATP-binding protein produces MLEVLDLEVYYGDLHILWGLNFKAKDKQITAIIGPNGAGKTTLCKTIVGLVSPKSGSIIFEGEKINHLSPAERIKRGITILPEGRRLFSNLTVRENLELAFYPFKEERKKMQDRLEQVFNIFPILKERQNQLACKLSGGQQQMLAIARAFVTNPKLLLIDELSLGLAPKVFLNLLDIVKKIRDMGVSVICIDQNVRQILEVSDWAYVLEGGRIRMEGEPKELLNSEYVWKTYLGGH; encoded by the coding sequence ATGTTAGAGGTATTAGACCTTGAAGTATATTATGGCGACCTGCACATTCTATGGGGCTTGAACTTCAAGGCAAAGGATAAGCAGATAACAGCCATAATTGGCCCTAATGGTGCTGGCAAAACTACACTTTGCAAAACCATAGTAGGTTTAGTTTCACCTAAATCCGGGTCAATAATCTTTGAAGGTGAAAAAATAAATCATCTATCACCAGCTGAGAGAATTAAAAGGGGTATAACAATACTTCCAGAAGGAAGACGTTTATTTAGCAATTTAACTGTTAGGGAAAATCTTGAGTTGGCTTTCTATCCCTTCAAAGAAGAGAGAAAGAAAATGCAAGACCGCTTGGAGCAAGTATTTAACATTTTCCCAATTCTGAAAGAGCGGCAAAATCAACTTGCCTGCAAATTAAGCGGTGGCCAACAACAAATGCTTGCCATTGCAAGGGCGTTTGTTACGAATCCAAAGCTATTATTAATAGATGAATTATCGCTTGGTCTCGCGCCGAAAGTTTTCCTAAACTTGTTGGATATCGTTAAGAAAATCCGGGATATGGGCGTAAGTGTTATATGTATAGATCAAAATGTTAGGCAGATTCTTGAAGTTTCCGATTGGGCATATGTGCTTGAAGGTGGCAGAATAAGAATGGAAGGTGAACCTAAGGAACTATTGAACAGCGAATATGTTTGGAAAACGTATTTGGGGGGTCATTAA